In a genomic window of Primulina huaijiensis isolate GDHJ02 chromosome 10, ASM1229523v2, whole genome shotgun sequence:
- the LOC140986962 gene encoding sec-independent protein translocase protein TATA, chloroplastic yields the protein MAASISASAVTAAAALPRKRFDADLSSSTSFFFSNNRAGHAMASTKYSDKRSRRMSCNCLFGLGVPELVVIAGVTALVFGPKQLPEVGRSLGKTIKSFQKAAKEFETELKKDGESSVEQPTEEATTASEEEKEKKGAQI from the exons ATGGCCGCCAGTATCTCGGCGTCCGCCGTGACAGCAGCTGCTGCTCTACCCAGAAAAAGGTTCGATGCTGATCTCTCTTCTTCCACCTCATTCTTCTTCAGCAATAACCGGGCCGGGCATGCGATGGCTTCAACAAAGTACTCCGATAAAAGAAGTAGACGGATGTCTTGCAATTGCCTTTTCGGTCTCGGAGTACCTGAGCTTGTTGTTATTGCGGGCGTTACCGCGCTTGTTTTCGGGCCTAAGCAGTTACCCGAAGTGGGCCGCAGTCTGGGCAAGACTATCAAGAGTTTCCAAAAG GCGGCAAAAGAATTTGAAACAGAACTGAAAAAGGACGGCGAGTCGTCTGTAGAGCAACCTACTGAGGAAGCTACGACTGCCAGTGAAGAAGAAAAGGAGAAGAAAGGCGCTCAAATTTAG
- the LOC140986029 gene encoding probable serine/threonine-protein kinase PBL7, translating to MSKGSEQKQKLVVLQTCIDVSWSGIKWLLIDLSMNHGDELILLGLLRHINPHSPPLNIAAARFLGYKCKEDPDKVLGSTRKSTEDELRRKKDEYRKNVGIVQLQNLYELEKKVKVRVEVEAGPSRKVAAIRAIKKLGATWVILDREMKKDKQYFMDRLSCGISSMKSNNTVVQLRGPIDERHVSYDEMIPSYSWEELHPSPQESFPFIRSNELSYCCYQKIASTSSFMETKQDSQIPLQATSHHEDSSFRGHNKSPKPAENQLQKISNLGEAFCIDRGGEGIESSQMEEEFENSVCSSCKNRRPKIGLQRDFTYAELYEATDAFSPENYLSEGGFGFVFQGILKDGNKIAVKQHKAASLQGEKEFKSEVHVLSQARHENLVMLLGSCSEESHRLLVYEYVCNGSLEKCLSNSDESYRTLDWEQRIKIAVGAAKGLEYLHAHNIVHRDMRPSNILITHDHEALLGDFGLAKAQQGDTFQSSDSGVVGTLGYVAPEYAESGKMSTKTDVYSFGMVLLQLITGLKTTDAIPEGKSLVGWAKPLLETKNYPDLIDKRIVDSHDVHQLFWMVRVAEDCLKRDPNKRCKMELVVHNLNCIREGNTNFIRDF from the exons ATGTCCAAGGGAAGTGAGCAGAAGCAAAAATTGGTGGTGTTACAGACATGCATAGACGTAAGTTGGAGTGGGATCAAATGGTTGTTGATTGATTTGTCAATGAACCATGGAGATGAACTCATTCTTCTCGGACTTCTTCGCCACATTAATCCTCATTCTCCTCCTCTGAATATTGCAGCTGCGAGATTTT TGGGATACAAGTGTAAAGAAGATCCAGATAAGGTATTAGGATCAACCCGAAAATCCACCGAGGACGAGCTTAGAAGGAAAAAAGATGAATATCGAAAGAACGTTGGGATCGTGCAGCTTCAGAATCTATACGAATTAGAGAAGAAG GTTAAAGTGAGAGTAGAAGTGGAAGCTGGACCATCACGGAAGGTGGCTGCTATACGGGCCATAAAGAAGTTGGGGGCAACATGGGTTATTCTCGACAG GGAGATGAAAAAAGACAAGCAATACTTTATGGACCGGCTGTCTTGTGGGATATCGAGTATGAAAAGTAACAACACTGTGGTACAACTTAGAGGTCCTATCGATGAGCGACACGTTTCTTATGATGAAATGATACCATCTTATTCGTGGGAAGAGCTGCATCCTTCCCCTCAGG AATCTTTCCCATTTATCCGAAGCAACGAATTATCATATTGTTGTTATCAAAAGATAGCTTCTACTTCTAGTTTCATGGAGACAAAACAAGATTCCCAAATACCCCTTCAAGCAACATCTCACCATGAAGATTCATCTTTTCGTGGGCATAACAAGTCTCCAAAACCAGCTGAAAACCAACTccagaaaatttcaaatttgggAGAAGCATTCTGTATAGACCGGGGAGGTGAGGGGATTGAAAGTAGCCAAATGGAAGAGGAGTTTGAGAATTCCGTATGTTCATCCTGCAAGAATAGACGGCCTAAGATTGGTTTGCAGAGAGACTTTACTTATGCTGAGCTTTACGAAGCTACTGATGCGTTTTCTCCAGAGAATTACCTATCAGAAGGTGgatttggttttgtttttcAAGGAATACTGAAAGACGGGAACAAGATAGCCGTCAAGCAGCACAAAGCTGCCAGTCTTCAGGGAGAAAAAGAGTTCAAGTCTGAAGTCCACGTGCTTAGCCAAGCCAGACATGAAAATCTAGTCATGTTACTCGGTTCTTGTTCCGAAGAAAGCCACAGGCTACTTGTGTATGAATATGTTTGCAATGGTTCACTGGAAAAATGCTTGTCGAATAGCG ATGAAAGCTATCGTACTCTGGATTGGGAGCAGAGAATAAAAATAGCTGTGGGAGCAGCAAAAGGTTTGGAATATCTGCATGCACATAATATTGTCCACAGGGACATGAGACCAAGCAATATTCTCATTACACATGACCATGAAGCACTG TTGGGAGATTTCGGGCTAGCAAAGGCACAACAAGGTGATACATTTCAGTCCTCTGATAGTGGTGTGGTGGGAACTCTGGGCTACGTGGCTCCTGAGTATGCAGAAAGTGGGAAAATGTCAACAAAGACTGATGTCTACTCTTTTGGAATGGTGCTACTGCAGCTTATAACTGGACTAAAGACAACTGATGCAATACCAGAAGGAAAAAGTCTTGTTGGTTGG GCAAAACCACTTCTTGAAACAAAAAACTATCCGGACTTGATTGATAAAAGGATTGTCGACTCCCACGATGTGCACCAACTATTTTGGATGGTTCGAGTGGCGGAAGACTGTCTGAAAAGGGATCCAAATAAAAGGTGCAAAATGGAACTG GTAGTTCACAATTTGAACTGCATCAGAGAAGGCAACACAAACTTTATAAGAGATTTCTGA